One stretch of Anolis carolinensis isolate JA03-04 chromosome 3, rAnoCar3.1.pri, whole genome shotgun sequence DNA includes these proteins:
- the sik1 gene encoding serine/threonine-protein kinase SIK1 — MVIMSDYTPVPTSNQSQQRPLRVGFYDIERTLGKGNFAVVKLARHRVTKTQVAIKIIDKTRLDPSNLEKIYREVQIMKLLNHPHIIKLYQVMETKDMLYIVTEFAKNGEMFDHLTSHGHLSESEARKKFWQILSAVEYCHSHHIVHRDLKTENLLLDANMNIKLADFGFGNFYKSGEPLSTWCGSPPYAAPEVFEGKEYEGPHLDIWSLGVVLYVLVCGSLPFDGPNLPSLRQRVLEGRFRIPYFMSQDCETLIRRMLVVDPTKRITIAQIKQHKWILADPSLQQHQSLSFSMHSYNSNLGDYNEQVLGIMHTLGIDRQRTVESLQNSSYNHFAAIYYLLLERLKEYRSNQLANRPVSSRQQRPRSSDFSNIELPQDSLAGETLRSSLMYQQPQNLIQSHLQAEMDCDMNNPLQPVFFPVDPNFNSLFRNRSISPNSLLETTISEEVRQDKELEDEIKAFNPIRLPINTSRRHTLAEVTTHFYQCSPPCIVISSSTNGTEGTSSDSCLTSSANDGSVTLSNCLEEQMMLGHPATTRVTSSFLASHSDTPVLQAQGCLGGASLLPVSFQEGRRASDTSLTQGLKAFRQQLRKNARAKGFLGLNKIKGLARQVCQSSSARLARNSMGLFQHPQQNACLYGSSGNSGGSGSSSGSSRESRNLLEEVLQQQRILQLQHKQPACPQPSQVSQPHIIPLSDTAGSKASNSLLLTELQSENSLELAFHNTQFLQPHLFGVGVSPVNSTAHLLDTRLHISNNVSPIASMFSQQNGFALQSQSYNAVALQHGDCEMEDLTSTQMGKFVLVK; from the exons ATGGTGATCATGTCGGATTATACACCGGTCCCCACCTCAAACCAGAGCCAGCAAAGGCCTCTTCGAGTTGGATTCTATGATATCGAGAGGACCTTAGGAAAAGGCAATTTTGCCGTGGTGAAGCTGGCTAGACACAGAGTCACCAAAACACAG gtggcaataaaaataatagacaAAACACGGTTAGATCCAAGCAATCTGGAGAAAATCTATAGAGAGGTTCAGATAATGAAGCTTTTGAACCACCCTCATATTATCAAGCTGTATCAG GTTATGGAAACAAAAGATATGCTTTACATTGTGACTGAATTCGCAAAAAATGGAGAAATGTTTG ATCATTTGACATCCCATGGGCACCTGAGTGAGAGTGAAGCTCGGAAGAAATTCTGGCAGATCCTATCAGCTGTCGAATATTGCCATAGCCACCACATAGTGCACAGAGACCTCAAAACGGAGAACCTTCTGTTAGATGCCAACATGAACATCAAGCTTGCAG ACTTTGGGTTTGGAAACTTCTACAAATCTGGTGAGCCTCTCTCCACCTGGTGCGGAAGTCCCCCGTATGCAGCTCCAGAagtttttgaaggaaaagaatATGAAGGCCCTCACCTTGACATATGG AGCCTTGGTGTGGTACTATATGTTCTTGTCTGTGGCTCTCTACCATTTGATGGACCTAACTTGCCATCTTTAAGGCAAAGGGTTCTTGAAGGACGATTTCGCATCCCCTACTTCATGTCCCAAg ATTGTGAAACACTCATCCGACGAATGCTGGTTGTGGATCCCACCAAACGAATCACCATTGCCCAAATAAAGCAGCACAAGTGGATCCTCGCAGACCCTTCTCTGCAGCAGCACCAGTCTTTGTCATTTTCCATGCACAGTTACAACTCTAACCTGGGAGACTACAACGAGCAGGTCCTTGGGATCATGCATACTCTTGGCATCGACCGGCAGAGGACGGTTGAG TCTCTACAGAATAGCAGCTACAACCATTTTGCTGCCATCTATTATCTTCTCTTGGAGCGGCTCAAGGAGTATCGAAGCAATCAGTTGGCAAACCGGCCAGTGAGCAGCCGTCAGCAAAGGCCAAGGAGCTCAGATTTCAGCAACATTGAG TTACCTCAAGACAGCCTTGCCGGTGAGACTTTGAGGTCATCTCTGATGTACCAGCAGCCTCAGAATCTGATTCAATCACATTTGCAGGCAGAAATGGATTGTGACATGAACAACCCTTTACAG CCTGTGTTCTTTCCTGTGGATCCGAACTTCAACAGTCTTTTTAGGAATCGCTCAATCTCTCCAAACAGCCTCCTGGAAACTACCATCAGTGAAGAAGTTCGGCAGGACAAAGAACTGGAGGATGAGATTAAAGCCTTCAACCCCATTCGCCTCCCCATCAACACAAGTCGAAGGCACACATTGGCTGAAGTCACCACTCATTTTTATCAGTGCTCCCCACCAT GTATAGTCATTTCCTCTTCCACGAATGGTACAGAAGGAACCAGTTCTGACAGCTGCCTCACTTCCTCAGCCAATGATGGCTCTGTGACTCTGAGCAACTGTTTGGAAGAGCAGATGATGCTTGGCCACCCAGCCACAACCAGGGTTACGTCATCATTCCTGGCTTCCCATTCAGACACACCAGTGTTGCAGGCTCAGGGCTGCCTGGGAGGTGCTTCGCTGTTACCTGTCAGCttccaggaaggaaggagagcatCCGATACCTCATTAACACAAG GTTTGAAGGCATTTAGGCAGCAGCTGCGGAAGAATGCAAGAGCcaagggttttctgggactgaataAAATCAAAGGGCTCGCCCGCCAGGTGTGCCAGTCCTCATCTGCTCGACTAGCACGGAATAGCATGGGCCTCTTCCAACATCCTCAGCAGAATGCCTGCCTGTATGGCAGCAGTGGAAACAGTGGCGGAAGTggcagcagcagtggcagcagcagAGAGAGCAGGAACTTGCTTGAAGAGGTTCTCCAGCAACAAAG AATTCTCCAGTTACAGCACAAGCAGCCGGCCTGTCCTCAGCCTTCTCAGGTGTCTCAGCCGCACATCATCCCCTTGTCTGACACTGCAGGCAGCAAAGCATCCAATTCTCTCCTCCTGACCGAACTGCAAAGTGAGAACTCTTTAGAGCTGGCCTTTCATAACACTCAGTTTCTCCAGCCTCACCTTTTTGGGGTCGGTGTCTCTCCAGTAAATTCTACTGCTCATCTTCTGGACACCCGCCTGCACATCAGCAACAACGTTTCTCCCATcgcctccatgttttctcagcAGAACGGCTTCGCCCTGCAGTCCCAGAGCTATAATGCAGTTGCTTTGCAGCATGGAGACTGTGAAATGGAGGACCTTACTTCTACCCAGATGGGGAAATTTGTCCTGGTGAAATGA